The Bradyrhizobium ottawaense genome window below encodes:
- a CDS encoding caspase family protein codes for MGALRWFSLFFFIWLTCGSAQAERRVALVIGNSAYEKVARLGNPSSDAALVAETLKAAGFDLVDLRHDLKVADMRRALRDFIEQSRDAEVAVVYYAGHGIEVDGVNYLVPIDAVLERDTDIYDEAMSLDRVLVAIEPAKKLRLVVLDACRDSPFSKVMKRTLASRAIGRGLAKVEPSGPNTLIAFASKAGSTALDGDGKNSPFTAAMVHHVTKPGLDLRKAFGYVRDEVLKSTANRQEPYLYGSLGGDDLSLVPAVAAPSPTGPQADPQTAIRRDYELALQLGTRDGWEAFLSQYPDGFYANLARAHAKKIAAEEARAAAAEKARLAEQERVRLAAEGARQFEIEKAAAAAKAAEEARIAAEKVKQVEQDKAAAAERARLTAQENAARELATRENASREKNQQVAALPPPVETEQISADTARALQAELRRVGCNVGVVDGVWGEPSQKALDLFNKHAGMKLNVSVATTDALDAVRNKGGRICPLTCENGYRAEGDRCTKITCRKGYVLNDENECEKKGALPEAKKKPELQHREARPSSSSAVTRADAALSNGTYQKCMGPITGCYARAIQQMDPQRAKIWCSRQPTC; via the coding sequence ATGGGCGCTCTTCGCTGGTTTTCATTATTCTTTTTCATCTGGCTGACCTGCGGTTCGGCGCAGGCCGAGCGTCGCGTGGCGCTGGTGATCGGTAACTCGGCTTATGAAAAGGTCGCCCGGCTCGGCAATCCCTCCAGCGACGCTGCGCTCGTGGCGGAAACCTTGAAGGCTGCCGGCTTCGATCTTGTCGACCTGCGTCATGACCTGAAAGTAGCCGATATGAGGCGGGCGCTGCGGGACTTTATCGAACAGTCCCGCGATGCCGAGGTTGCGGTCGTTTACTATGCAGGTCACGGCATCGAGGTTGATGGGGTCAATTATCTCGTCCCGATCGATGCTGTCCTCGAACGTGACACTGACATTTATGACGAGGCAATGTCGCTGGATCGGGTGTTGGTCGCTATCGAGCCTGCGAAAAAGCTGCGGCTGGTGGTTCTTGACGCATGCCGTGACAGCCCGTTCTCGAAGGTGATGAAGCGGACCCTCGCTTCCAGGGCGATTGGGCGCGGCCTCGCAAAGGTAGAACCGTCAGGCCCCAACACCCTGATTGCCTTCGCATCGAAGGCAGGTTCAACAGCGCTGGATGGTGACGGCAAGAATAGTCCGTTCACGGCGGCGATGGTTCACCACGTCACCAAGCCGGGCCTGGATCTGCGAAAGGCTTTTGGTTACGTCCGCGACGAAGTTTTGAAGTCTACCGCCAACAGGCAAGAGCCATACCTCTACGGCTCACTTGGAGGCGATGATCTATCGCTTGTCCCGGCAGTGGCGGCGCCGTCACCAACAGGACCGCAGGCGGATCCGCAGACGGCAATCCGAAGGGACTACGAACTGGCGCTGCAACTCGGCACCCGCGATGGCTGGGAAGCCTTTCTGTCTCAATATCCGGATGGTTTCTATGCCAACCTTGCGAGAGCGCACGCGAAAAAAATCGCTGCAGAAGAGGCGCGGGCAGCTGCCGCTGAAAAGGCGAGGCTAGCGGAGCAGGAGAGGGTTCGACTTGCCGCAGAAGGTGCAAGACAGTTCGAGATAGAAAAAGCAGCTGCGGCTGCCAAGGCAGCTGAAGAGGCCCGCATCGCTGCCGAGAAGGTCAAGCAGGTCGAGCAGGACAAGGCTGCTGCGGCTGAAAGAGCTCGTCTGACAGCCCAGGAGAACGCGGCGCGGGAACTCGCAACTCGAGAGAATGCCTCGCGAGAAAAGAACCAGCAAGTCGCTGCTCTACCACCTCCCGTCGAGACGGAGCAGATCAGTGCCGACACAGCTCGCGCGCTGCAAGCCGAGCTACGTCGCGTGGGATGCAATGTGGGCGTTGTCGACGGCGTTTGGGGTGAGCCCTCGCAGAAAGCCCTCGACCTCTTCAACAAGCACGCTGGCATGAAACTGAATGTGAGCGTCGCCACTACCGACGCGCTGGACGCCGTCAGAAACAAGGGCGGGCGAATCTGTCCGCTGACTTGCGAGAACGGCTACCGCGCAGAGGGGGACCGCTGCACGAAAATCACCTGCCGCAAGGGCTACGTCCTGAACGACGAGAATGAGTGCGAGAAGAAGGGAGCGTTGCCTGAAGCAAAGAAAAAGCCAGAGCTGCAGCACCGCGAAGCAAGACCCTCTTCGTCCTCCGCCGTCACGCGCGCTGATGCGGCTCTATCTAACGGCACCTACCAGAAATGCATGGGCCCCATCACGGGATGCTATGCAAGGGCCATTCAGCAGATGGACCCGCAGAGAGCCAAGATCTGGTGCAGTCGGCAGCCGACGTGCTGA
- a CDS encoding winged helix-turn-helix transcriptional regulator: MPGFTCGLDATLRVVAGKWKPLILYFVAQDGPTRYGELRRAIRDVSDKVLIQQLKELEADGLVKRTDYREVPPRVDYSLTPLGHSLAQALVPLCTWGTEHMAEVSQVFAERATWTRRGRQPTG; this comes from the coding sequence CTGCCCGGCTTCACCTGCGGCTTAGATGCAACCTTGCGGGTCGTCGCCGGCAAGTGGAAGCCGCTGATCCTGTACTTCGTCGCCCAGGACGGCCCGACCCGCTACGGCGAGCTCCGCCGCGCCATCCGCGACGTCAGCGACAAGGTACTGATCCAGCAGTTGAAGGAGCTGGAGGCTGACGGTCTCGTGAAGCGGACCGACTACAGGGAAGTGCCCCCGCGGGTCGACTACAGCCTCACTCCCTTGGGTCACAGCCTGGCCCAGGCTCTCGTGCCGCTCTGCACGTGGGGCACCGAGCACATGGCGGAGGTCAGCCAGGTCTTCGCCGAGCGCGCGACCTGGACGCGGCGAGGACGTCAGCCGACTGGCTAG
- a CDS encoding SDR family NAD(P)-dependent oxidoreductase, translated as MSRLQGKTAVVTGGGTGIGFGAAKRFIDEGAFVYIFGRRQEQLDAAVAKLGSSARAVRGSVTDLADLDRLYETVKKERGGLDILFANAGTGLFAPLGEITVEHYDHIFDVNVKGLVFTVQKALPLMTKGSSIILTGSSTGVMGTPQFSIYSATKAAVRNLARSWAQDLRGTGIRVNVLSPGPTKTELALEIVGEEAFDALGSTTPLGRVAAPSETGAVAAFLASSDSSFMTGSEVFVDGGLAQI; from the coding sequence ATGAGCAGACTACAAGGCAAGACGGCAGTGGTGACCGGCGGCGGCACCGGCATCGGATTTGGAGCGGCGAAACGGTTCATCGACGAAGGCGCGTTCGTCTACATCTTCGGGCGGCGGCAGGAGCAACTCGACGCCGCCGTGGCGAAGCTCGGATCCTCGGCGCGCGCCGTCAGGGGCTCGGTGACGGATCTGGCCGACCTCGACCGGCTCTATGAGACGGTGAAGAAAGAACGCGGCGGGCTCGACATTCTGTTCGCCAATGCCGGCACCGGACTATTCGCCCCGCTCGGCGAGATCACGGTCGAGCATTACGATCACATCTTCGACGTCAATGTGAAGGGACTGGTTTTCACGGTGCAGAAGGCCCTGCCCCTGATGACGAAGGGATCGTCGATCATCCTGACCGGTTCGAGCACGGGCGTGATGGGGACGCCGCAGTTCAGCATCTACAGCGCGACCAAGGCCGCGGTTCGCAATCTGGCGCGGAGTTGGGCGCAGGATCTGCGCGGCACCGGCATCCGCGTCAATGTGCTGTCGCCGGGGCCGACCAAGACGGAGCTGGCACTGGAGATCGTCGGAGAGGAAGCCTTCGACGCGCTTGGAAGCACGACGCCGCTCGGTCGCGTGGCAGCCCCGTCGGAGACGGGCGCGGTCGCCGCGTTCCTGGCTTCGTCGGACAGCAGCTTCATGACCGGCAGCGAAGTGTTCGTCGACGGAGGCCTCGCTCAGATCTGA
- a CDS encoding 4-hydroxyphenyl-beta-ketoacyl-CoA hydrolase encodes MPKLKLPNIDDVVAIDIHTHAEEPCGCHPDDGYDDFQAQMAEYFKSPNKHPPTVPETAAYYRSKNIAAVIFPVDAERETGFRRYNNYEMIEAASDHLDVLIPFVSIDPHKGKLGAREARKLIEEYGVRGFKFHPTMQGFYANDRMAYPLYEEINNGGAVALFHTGQTGVGSGMPGGMGMRLKYSNPMYMDDVAADFPDLKIILAHPSFPWQEEALSVATHKPNVYIDLSGWSPKYFPPILVRYINSILQDKMLFGSDWPVITPDRWLSDFAKIEIRDEIRPKVLKANARKLLGI; translated from the coding sequence ATGCCGAAGCTGAAGCTGCCCAACATCGACGATGTCGTCGCCATCGACATCCACACCCACGCCGAGGAGCCCTGCGGCTGCCACCCCGACGACGGCTATGACGATTTCCAGGCGCAGATGGCGGAATACTTCAAGTCGCCGAACAAGCATCCGCCGACGGTGCCGGAGACCGCGGCCTATTACCGCTCCAAGAACATCGCCGCGGTGATCTTCCCGGTTGATGCCGAGCGCGAGACCGGCTTCCGCCGCTACAACAATTACGAGATGATCGAGGCCGCTTCGGACCATCTCGACGTCCTCATCCCCTTCGTCTCGATCGACCCGCACAAGGGCAAGCTCGGCGCGCGCGAGGCGCGCAAGCTGATCGAGGAATACGGGGTGCGCGGCTTCAAATTCCACCCGACCATGCAGGGCTTCTACGCCAACGACCGCATGGCCTATCCGCTCTACGAAGAGATCAACAATGGCGGCGCGGTCGCGCTGTTCCACACCGGCCAGACCGGCGTCGGCTCGGGCATGCCCGGCGGCATGGGGATGCGGCTGAAATATTCCAACCCGATGTACATGGACGACGTCGCGGCTGATTTCCCCGACCTCAAGATCATCCTCGCCCACCCCTCCTTCCCCTGGCAGGAAGAGGCGCTGTCGGTCGCGACCCACAAGCCGAACGTCTATATCGACCTCTCCGGCTGGTCGCCGAAGTACTTCCCGCCGATCCTGGTGCGCTACATCAACTCGATTCTGCAGGACAAGATGCTGTTCGGCTCGGACTGGCCGGTCATCACGCCCGACCGCTGGCTGTCGGACTTCGCCAAGATCGAGATCCGCGACGAGATCCGGCCGAAGGTGCTCAAGGCCAACGCGCGAAAACTGCTGGGGATCTGA
- the ykgO gene encoding type B 50S ribosomal protein L36: MKVRNSLKSLRGRHRANRLVRRKGRVYVINKVQRRFKARQG, from the coding sequence ATGAAGGTCCGTAACTCGCTGAAATCGCTGCGCGGTCGCCATCGCGCCAACCGCCTGGTCCGCCGCAAGGGCCGGGTCTATGTGATCAACAAGGTGCAGCGCCGCTTCAAGGCTCGTCAGGGCTGA
- a CDS encoding tetratricopeptide repeat protein — protein MAVRFLFARTLCLALVLGTSGLAPALAQQVDPPGKQKKLPEAPAKLPKVDRNKNLEFLFGALKAAPDEASAKHVEARIWAIWLQTPSDTAALLMARAKTAVDAKRIEVAIKLLDSVIKLRPDYIEAWNRRATLYYMQNDYGRSLADIQQVLIREPRHFGALAGLGMIMQEVGDEKRALEAYRKALAVNPHLEKIPDQVKALTEKVEGRDI, from the coding sequence ATGGCAGTGAGATTCCTCTTCGCGCGCACCTTGTGTCTGGCCCTTGTGCTGGGAACCTCCGGCCTTGCTCCGGCCCTGGCACAGCAGGTTGATCCACCCGGCAAGCAGAAGAAGCTCCCGGAAGCGCCGGCCAAGCTGCCCAAGGTCGATCGCAACAAGAATCTCGAATTCCTGTTCGGCGCGTTGAAGGCGGCGCCCGACGAGGCCAGCGCCAAGCATGTCGAGGCGCGGATCTGGGCAATCTGGCTGCAGACCCCGAGCGACACCGCCGCGCTGTTGATGGCCCGCGCCAAGACCGCGGTCGACGCCAAGAGGATCGAGGTCGCGATCAAGCTGCTGGATTCGGTCATCAAGCTGAGGCCCGACTACATCGAGGCCTGGAACCGGCGCGCCACGCTCTACTACATGCAGAATGACTATGGCCGTTCGCTCGCGGATATCCAGCAGGTGCTGATCCGGGAGCCGCGCCATTTCGGCGCGCTCGCGGGCCTCGGCATGATCATGCAGGAGGTCGGCGACGAGAAGCGCGCGCTCGAGGCCTATCGCAAGGCGCTCGCCGTCAATCCGCACCTCGAAAAGATTCCCGACCAGGTCAAGGCGCTGACCGAGAAGGTCGAAGGCCGCGATATCTAG
- a CDS encoding alpha/beta fold hydrolase, whose product MIVMSVVTALVLLALVTQAGIVAVQRAFPPQGGMVEVDGATLHVVDIGPRDAGLPIVMLHGASSNLEAMRRPLGDLLAKDHRVILVDRPGHGWSTRARRQDSTPQIQARMIDEALGKLGIDRAIFVVHSWSGALGARIALDHPGRVAGLVMLAPVTHPWRGGVGRYNEFIATPVIGPLLAYTITLPLGYFVAEAGARNVFLPQMMPDGFVQDSATPLLLRPREFIANAYDLVTLKEAVTAQAARYGEISAPVTIIAGEPDKTVKTNIHARPFAAMVPNAKLIVLPDLGHMVQNAVPELVKTEIETMIGKIAPAQAAAD is encoded by the coding sequence ATGATCGTGATGTCAGTCGTGACGGCGCTGGTTCTGCTGGCGCTGGTCACGCAGGCTGGAATCGTCGCCGTGCAGCGCGCCTTTCCGCCGCAGGGCGGGATGGTCGAGGTCGACGGCGCGACGCTTCACGTCGTCGATATCGGTCCGCGCGATGCAGGCCTGCCGATCGTGATGCTGCACGGCGCCAGCTCCAATCTCGAAGCGATGCGGCGCCCGCTCGGGGACCTGCTCGCCAAAGATCATCGCGTCATCCTGGTCGACCGTCCCGGCCATGGCTGGAGCACGCGCGCGCGGCGCCAGGATTCCACGCCGCAGATCCAGGCCCGGATGATCGACGAGGCGCTTGGCAAGCTCGGGATCGATCGCGCGATCTTCGTCGTGCATTCCTGGAGCGGCGCGCTCGGCGCGCGGATTGCGCTCGATCATCCCGGCCGCGTCGCCGGCCTGGTCATGCTCGCCCCCGTCACCCATCCCTGGCGCGGCGGTGTCGGCCGTTACAATGAGTTCATCGCAACGCCGGTGATCGGTCCGCTGCTCGCCTACACGATCACCCTGCCGCTCGGCTATTTCGTCGCTGAGGCCGGCGCGCGCAACGTGTTCCTGCCGCAAATGATGCCGGATGGATTCGTGCAGGACTCCGCGACGCCGCTGCTGCTGCGCCCGCGCGAGTTCATCGCCAATGCCTATGATCTGGTGACGCTGAAGGAGGCGGTGACTGCGCAAGCCGCGCGCTATGGCGAGATATCGGCGCCAGTCACGATCATTGCCGGCGAGCCCGACAAGACGGTGAAGACCAACATTCACGCGCGCCCGTTCGCAGCCATGGTGCCGAATGCGAAGCTGATCGTGCTGCCCGATCTCGGCCACATGGTGCAGAACGCCGTGCCGGAGCTCGTGAAGACGGAAATCGAAACGATGATCGGGAAAATCGCCCCGGCGCAGGCGGCCGCCGATTAG
- the cycA gene encoding cytochrome c-550 CycA produces the protein MTKLTFGALTILTMIATAPAAMAQDVAAGKTSFNKCLACHAIGEGAKNKVGPELNGLNGRKSGTVEGYSYSDANKNSGITWDEAVFKEYIKDPKAKIPGTKMAFAGIKNETEINNLWAYVAQFDKDGKIKQ, from the coding sequence ATGACAAAACTGACTTTTGGCGCACTGACGATCCTCACCATGATTGCCACCGCACCCGCCGCGATGGCGCAGGATGTCGCGGCCGGCAAGACATCGTTTAACAAATGCCTGGCCTGCCACGCGATCGGCGAAGGCGCCAAGAACAAGGTCGGCCCCGAGCTCAACGGTCTCAACGGCCGCAAGTCGGGCACGGTCGAGGGCTACAGCTACTCGGACGCGAACAAGAATTCCGGCATCACCTGGGACGAGGCCGTGTTCAAGGAATACATCAAGGACCCCAAGGCCAAGATCCCCGGCACCAAGATGGCGTTCGCCGGCATCAAGAACGAGACCGAGATCAACAATCTCTGGGCCTATGTCGCGCAGTTCGACAAGGACGGGAAGATCAAGCAGTAA
- a CDS encoding FAD-linked oxidase C-terminal domain-containing protein has product MAIMMPASDQAVLARRAEIVAALRAIVPGEGVIDTPAEMRAYESDGLTAYRQPPMVVVLPDTTEQVSLILKYCAGQGIKVVPRGSGTSLSGGALPLEDGVLLGLGKFKRIREIDFDNRVVVTEPGVTNLAISQAVAHAGFYYAPDPSSQIACSIGGNVAENSGGVHCLKYGMTTNNVLGCEIVLMSGEILRIGGKGCENPGYDLMGVITGSEGLLGVITEVTVRILQKPETARALMVGFAEVEAAGECVARIIGAGIIPGGMEMMDKPAIHAAEAFVHAGYPLDVEALLIIELDGPKIEVDELITRVETIARGCGSVTLQISNSEAERNLFWAGRKAAFPAVGRISPDYLCMDGTIPRGALPKALARIRELGEKYQLGCANVFHAGDGNLHPLILYDANKPGEIERAEAFGADILRACVEFGGVLTGEHGVGIEKRDLMPDMFSEIDLNQQQRLKCAFDSQGLLNPGKVFPTLHRCAELGRMHVHAGKLAFPDLPRF; this is encoded by the coding sequence ATGGCCATCATGATGCCTGCGAGCGACCAGGCGGTGCTCGCGCGCCGCGCCGAGATCGTTGCTGCATTGCGCGCGATCGTGCCCGGCGAGGGCGTGATCGATACGCCTGCCGAGATGCGGGCCTATGAATCCGACGGGCTGACGGCCTATCGGCAGCCGCCGATGGTCGTGGTGCTGCCCGATACGACCGAGCAGGTCTCGCTGATCCTGAAATATTGTGCAGGGCAAGGTATCAAGGTGGTGCCGCGCGGCTCCGGCACATCGCTATCAGGCGGGGCGCTGCCGCTCGAAGACGGCGTGCTGCTGGGGCTCGGCAAGTTCAAGCGCATCCGCGAGATCGATTTCGACAATCGCGTCGTCGTCACCGAGCCCGGCGTCACCAACCTCGCCATCAGCCAGGCGGTCGCCCATGCCGGCTTCTATTACGCGCCCGACCCGTCCTCGCAGATCGCCTGCTCGATCGGCGGCAATGTCGCGGAGAATTCCGGCGGCGTGCACTGCCTCAAATACGGCATGACCACCAACAACGTGCTCGGTTGCGAGATCGTGCTGATGAGCGGCGAGATCCTGCGCATCGGCGGCAAGGGGTGCGAGAACCCGGGCTACGATTTGATGGGCGTCATCACCGGCTCGGAAGGGCTGCTCGGCGTCATCACCGAGGTCACGGTGCGCATCCTGCAGAAGCCGGAGACGGCGCGCGCCTTGATGGTCGGCTTCGCCGAGGTCGAGGCCGCCGGCGAATGCGTGGCGCGGATCATCGGCGCCGGCATCATCCCCGGCGGCATGGAGATGATGGACAAGCCGGCGATCCACGCCGCCGAGGCCTTCGTCCATGCCGGCTATCCGCTCGATGTCGAAGCGCTGCTCATCATCGAGCTCGACGGCCCCAAGATCGAGGTCGACGAGCTGATCACGCGGGTCGAGACCATTGCACGAGGCTGCGGCTCGGTAACGCTGCAGATCTCCAATTCGGAAGCCGAGCGCAATCTGTTCTGGGCCGGCCGCAAGGCCGCGTTCCCGGCGGTGGGGCGCATCTCGCCCGACTATCTCTGCATGGACGGCACAATTCCCCGCGGCGCGCTGCCGAAGGCGCTGGCGCGCATCCGCGAGCTCGGCGAAAAATACCAGCTCGGCTGCGCCAACGTGTTCCACGCCGGTGACGGCAATCTGCACCCACTGATCCTCTACGATGCCAACAAGCCCGGCGAGATCGAGCGCGCCGAAGCCTTCGGCGCCGATATCCTGCGCGCCTGCGTCGAGTTCGGCGGCGTGCTCACCGGCGAGCACGGCGTCGGCATCGAGAAGCGCGACCTGATGCCCGACATGTTCAGCGAGATCGACCTCAACCAGCAGCAACGGCTGAAATGCGCCTTCGATTCGCAAGGCCTGCTCAATCCCGGAAAGGTATTTCCGACCCTGCACCGCTGCGCCGAGCTCGGCCGCATGCATGTGCATGCCGGCAAGCTGGCGTTTCCTGATTTGCCGCGGTTCTAG
- a CDS encoding FAD-binding protein — MDTLKVRDAKDVEEVVRAAIANEQPLEIIGHGSKRGIGHAMATNAVLDLSALNAVTSYEPNELIITLQAGAPLGDVLSLIDAKNQQFAFEPMNTAPLLGTPVSGTIGGMIAAGLAGPRRIRAGGARDHLLGAHAVSGFGDSFKTGGKVVKNVTGYDLCKLLAGSWGTLSVMTEVTLKVMPKPEAERTLLLSGLDDAAANKAMTAALGSPFDVSGAAHLPKSAFRAKTDGLGDLAGQGEALTVLRLEGITASAAHRAGSLRELLAPFGTATLIEDAASAALWATIRDVLPFAASGALGAWPVWRIVCPPASGAALGTQLARETGGDVIYDWGGGLIWAALPPKGDAHAPAVRMRANAVGGHATLIRAAEDVRRDVDVFHPQAPGIAALSERVRASFDPKAVLNRGRLSRGAVA; from the coding sequence GTGGATACGCTTAAGGTCAGAGACGCCAAAGACGTCGAAGAAGTGGTGCGCGCGGCGATTGCCAATGAGCAGCCGCTCGAGATCATCGGTCATGGCTCTAAGCGCGGCATCGGCCATGCCATGGCGACCAACGCCGTGCTCGACCTCTCCGCGCTGAACGCCGTCACTTCCTACGAGCCGAACGAGCTTATCATCACGCTCCAGGCCGGTGCGCCGCTGGGCGACGTGCTGTCGCTGATCGACGCCAAGAACCAGCAATTCGCGTTCGAGCCGATGAATACCGCGCCGCTGCTCGGCACGCCCGTATCGGGGACCATCGGCGGCATGATCGCGGCCGGGCTCGCCGGTCCGCGGCGGATCAGGGCGGGCGGGGCGCGCGACCATTTGCTCGGGGCGCACGCCGTCTCGGGCTTCGGGGACAGCTTCAAGACCGGCGGCAAAGTGGTGAAGAACGTCACCGGCTACGACCTCTGCAAGTTGCTCGCGGGGTCCTGGGGCACGCTGTCTGTCATGACTGAGGTTACGCTGAAGGTGATGCCCAAGCCCGAGGCCGAGCGGACGCTGCTGCTAAGCGGCCTCGACGATGCCGCCGCCAACAAGGCGATGACCGCGGCGCTCGGCTCGCCCTTCGACGTCTCCGGTGCGGCGCACCTGCCGAAATCGGCGTTCCGGGCCAAGACCGACGGGCTTGGCGATCTCGCAGGCCAAGGCGAGGCCCTGACCGTGCTGCGGCTCGAGGGTATCACGGCCTCGGCCGCCCATCGCGCTGGCTCGCTGCGCGAATTGCTGGCGCCGTTCGGAACCGCGACTCTGATCGAGGACGCGGCGTCGGCCGCGCTGTGGGCCACCATCCGCGACGTGCTGCCGTTCGCGGCCAGCGGCGCGCTCGGCGCCTGGCCGGTCTGGCGGATCGTCTGCCCGCCGGCCTCAGGCGCTGCGCTCGGCACGCAATTGGCGCGGGAGACGGGCGGCGACGTGATCTATGATTGGGGTGGCGGGCTGATCTGGGCGGCATTGCCGCCGAAGGGCGACGCGCATGCTCCCGCGGTGCGGATGCGTGCCAACGCCGTCGGCGGTCACGCAACGCTGATCCGGGCGGCCGAGGATGTCAGGCGCGATGTCGACGTCTTTCATCCGCAGGCGCCGGGCATTGCCGCCCTGAGCGAGCGGGTGCGCGCCAGTTTCGATCCAAAGGCCGTTCTCAACCGGGGCCGCTTGAGCCGAGGCGCTGTGGCATGA
- the glcF gene encoding glycolate oxidase subunit GlcF, with amino-acid sequence MKTEFSLAQLADPDIAEADKILRACVHCGFCTATCPTYVLLGDELDSPRGRIYLIKEMLEKDQAPTAEVVKHVDRCLSCLACMTTCPSGVNYMHLVDQARVRIEQRYERPLAERLLRQVLAFVLPDPQRFRMSMVLARVARPLAVFLPTPRPSATPGLIQRIKAMLALAPHRLPPPGPAAGSVFAALGKKRGRVALLQGCAQQVLAPRINQAAISLLTRHGVEVVLVRDEQCCGALTHHLGNDQDALARARANVAAWRKEAAGEGLDAILVTASGCGTVIKDYGYLLREDAAFAADAAKVSALAKDITEYIAGLALEPTARQDNIVVAYHSACSLQHGQKITGLPKELLSKNGFVVKDVPESHLCCGSAGTYNILQPELAGRLRDRKVANIASVKPDMIAAGNIGCMVQIASGTSVPVVHTIELLDWATGGSRPALNAQV; translated from the coding sequence ATGAAGACCGAATTCTCACTCGCCCAGCTTGCCGATCCCGACATCGCGGAAGCCGACAAGATCCTGCGTGCCTGCGTCCATTGCGGCTTCTGCACCGCAACCTGTCCGACCTATGTGCTGCTCGGCGACGAGCTCGATAGCCCGCGTGGCCGCATCTATCTGATCAAGGAGATGCTGGAGAAGGACCAGGCGCCGACGGCGGAAGTGGTCAAGCATGTCGACCGCTGCCTGTCGTGCCTGGCCTGCATGACGACCTGCCCCTCGGGGGTGAACTACATGCATCTCGTCGACCAGGCCCGGGTCAGGATCGAGCAGCGTTATGAGCGGCCTCTGGCTGAGCGGCTGCTGCGCCAGGTGCTGGCCTTCGTCCTGCCGGACCCGCAGCGCTTTCGCATGAGCATGGTGCTGGCGCGGGTGGCCCGTCCGCTTGCCGTTTTCCTGCCGACGCCGCGGCCCTCGGCGACGCCCGGCCTGATCCAGCGCATCAAGGCGATGCTAGCGCTGGCCCCGCACCGGCTGCCGCCGCCGGGCCCCGCCGCCGGCAGTGTGTTCGCGGCGCTCGGCAAGAAGCGCGGCCGGGTCGCGCTGCTCCAGGGCTGCGCCCAGCAGGTCCTGGCGCCGCGCATCAACCAGGCGGCCATCAGTCTTCTCACCCGCCATGGCGTCGAGGTTGTCCTGGTCCGGGACGAACAGTGCTGCGGCGCGCTGACCCATCACCTCGGCAACGATCAGGATGCATTGGCGCGGGCGCGAGCCAACGTCGCGGCGTGGCGGAAGGAAGCGGCCGGCGAGGGGCTCGACGCCATCCTGGTGACGGCGTCCGGCTGCGGCACAGTGATCAAGGACTACGGCTATCTGCTGCGCGAGGATGCTGCGTTCGCCGCCGATGCGGCGAAGGTGTCCGCGCTCGCCAAGGACATCACCGAATACATCGCCGGCCTCGCACTCGAGCCGACTGCGCGACAGGACAACATCGTCGTCGCCTATCACTCGGCGTGTTCGTTGCAGCATGGGCAGAAAATCACAGGCCTTCCGAAAGAATTGCTTTCCAAGAATGGATTCGTGGTGAAAGATGTACCGGAGAGCCATTTGTGTTGCGGTTCGGCGGGGACCTACAACATTCTCCAGCCCGAGCTTGCGGGCCGGTTGCGCGATCGCAAGGTCGCCAACATCGCGAGCGTCAAGCCGGACATGATTGCCGCGGGCAATATCGGCTGCATGGTGCAGATTGCCAGTGGCACGTCAGTTCCGGTCGTACACACGATTGAGCTTCTCGATTGGGCTACGGGCGGGTCGCGGCCGGCATTGAACGCGCAAGTTTGA